In Roseicyclus marinus, the genomic window GACGAAGCCCACGGGACAGCCGATGATGGCGGCGGGGCGGGGGCAGTCGGGATCTTCCAGCATTTCGAGGAGGTGGAAGAGCGCGGTCGGCGCATTGCCGATGGCGACAAGCGCGCCGCCCAGCCGGGGCCGCCAGAGTTCGAGCGCGGCGGCCGAGCGCGTGGTGCCAAGCCTTGCGGCCAGATCTGCGACCTGCGGGTCATGGAGGGTGCAGATCACGTCATTGCCTGCGGGCAGGCGTTTGCGGGTCACGCCCTCGGACACCATGCGCGCGTCGCAGAAGATGGGCGCGCCCCCCTCGAGCGCTGCGCGGGCGGTGGCGACCATGCCGGGGGAAAAGCGCACATGCGCCTCGAGCCCGACCATGCCCGCGGCATGGATCATGCGGACCGTGACCTGTTCCTCGTCAGGGGCGAAGCGGGCCAGATCGGCCTCGGCCCGGATGGTCGCGAAGCTTTCGGCATATATCGCCGCGCCGTCCGTTTCGTAAGTGTATGGCATCGTTTATCCGGTCATCAGGTCGGGCAAGTCGGCGGGCGAAAGCCCGTGGCGGTCGGGGTCATCCCACGGGGTGCCATGGGTGACAAGGTCAAACAGGCCCGCGCGGCCGATGAGCGTCAGGTCGGAGGCGGCGGGATGGGCGCAACCCTTGGCGCAGCCCGAGACATGGAGCCTGGCAGCGG contains:
- a CDS encoding precorrin-8X methylmutase; translation: MPYTYETDGAAIYAESFATIRAEADLARFAPDEEQVTVRMIHAAGMVGLEAHVRFSPGMVATARAALEGGAPIFCDARMVSEGVTRKRLPAGNDVICTLHDPQVADLAARLGTTRSAAALELWRPRLGGALVAIGNAPTALFHLLEMLEDPDCPRPAAIIGCPVGFVGAMESKQALWEAQAAPCVIVEGRLGGSAITVAAINAIASRAE